From Diospyros lotus cultivar Yz01 chromosome 4, ASM1463336v1, whole genome shotgun sequence, a single genomic window includes:
- the LOC127800590 gene encoding uncharacterized protein LOC127800590 isoform X1, which produces MSLSGGGPLTAASSCSCFSGDNGGDPRDGRGKLSNWSCPQCRRSHLPSSSSSSSLLSFESVPLKDYDKLWRIVAASVKGFAIGAGLKGGLATFAVLTRLRRRRLSTAKKVEMASSSDDLILAVKDTLRYGLFLGTFAGTFVSMDELIAALGGNRRTARWRAFLAGAIAGPSILLTGLDTQHTSLAIYILMRAAVLASRCGIKSKKFGSVCKPLTWAYGDIFLMCLSSAQILSAYILKQDSLPPSYKYFLNKHGGKDPILLEGAKKLLSGLPLTNLEAIEKYYNARHVDIKLDPQMKVPCSILHGNQSCSSHSISFLFQAYRRALPVYIPVYLIPALIVHRQDLFKRPYTILWKGLLGTARSSLFLSMYCSSAWMWTCLLFKLCKRSNIPILAIGTFPAGLALAIEKKSRRMEISLYCLARAIESFFVCSLANLGYLPSSKRLKRADVVIFSISTAMIMHCYAIERDVFRSKYLNVLDWVFGVPLPHSETVGKKAELH; this is translated from the exons ATGTCACTCTCCGGCGGCGGGCCACTCACCGCCGCCTCCTCGTGCTCTTGCTTTTCCGGCGATAATGGAGGTGATCCCCGCGACGGTCGTGGCAAATTGAGCAATTGGAGCTGTCCGCAGTGCAGGCGATctcatcttccttcttcctcgtcttcttcctctttgctcAGCTTCGAATCAGTTCCACTTAAGGACTATGACAAGCTATGGAGGATCGTCGCTGCTTCGGTCAAAGGTTTCGCCATTGGAGCTGGGCTCAAAGGTGGCCTCGCTACCTTCGCTGTCCTTACTCGACTAAGACGGCGGCGATTGTCGACTGCGAA GAAGGTTGAAATGGCTTCTAGCAGCGACGATCTGATTTTAGCAGTAAAAGATACTCTCAGATACGGTCTCTTCCTTGGAACCTTTGCTGGCACATTCGTTTCGATGGACGAACTTATAGCTGCTTTGGGAGGAAACCGCAG AACTGCGAGATGGAGAGCTTTCTTGGCGGGTGCTATTGCGGGCCCTTCAATTCTTCTTACTGGATTGGACACACAACATACAAGTTTGGCCATTTACATCCTCATGCGTGCTGCTGTCTTGGCATCCCGTTGTGGAATTAAAAGCAAGAAATTCGGGAGCGTCTGCAAACCTCTTACTTGGGCTTATGGAGATATTTTCCTCATGTGTCTTTCCTCTGCACAAATTTT GTCTGCTTACATACTGAAGCAGGACAGCTTGCCTCCTTCATACaagtattttctcaataaaCATGGTGGGAAGGATCCCATTCTCCTCGAAGGTGCAAAAAAGTTATTATCTGGATTGCCTTTAACTAATTTGGAGGCAATAGAGAAGTATTACAATGCCAGACATGTTGATATTAAGCTGGATCCACAGATGAAAGTGCCTTGCTCG ATTCTTCATGGAAATCAATCATGTAGTTCACattctatttcatttcttttccaagCCTACAGAAGAGCTTTACCAGTTTATATCCCAGTTTATTTGATCCCTGCACTAATAGTTCACCGACAAGACCTCTTCAAAAG GCCTTACACAATTTTGTGGAAAGGGCTTCTTGGAACTGCAAGATCGAGCTTATTTTTGTCCATGTATTGTTCATCAGCTTG GATGTGGACATGCCTGCTTTTCAAATTATGCAAAAGAAGCAACATTCCAATCTTGGCCATAGGAACG TTCCCAGCAGGCCTGGCATTGGCCATTGAGAAGAAAAGCAGACGGATGGAGATTTCGCTTTACTGTCTTGCACGAGCTATTGAGAGTTTCTTCGTATGCAGCCTGGCTAATTTAGGATATTTACCGTCATCGAAGAGACTGAAGAGAGCTGATGTGGTGATTTTCAGCATTTCTACTGCAATGATCATGCACTGCTACGCAATAGAGAGGGATGTCTTCCGATCAAAGTACCTAAATGTCCTTGATTGGGTCTTTGGTGTGCCCTTACCCCATTCTGAGACTGTAGGTAAGAAAGCTGAACTCCACTGA
- the LOC127800591 gene encoding signal peptidase complex-like protein DTM1 isoform X2 — translation MPNDAVFRWCLVSLGATVVAVGLYTQSLKKMAATYLVGMLAIAGVFLPDWDFFDRDVSHWCSPISLHHSAAAAQPQSTPSSLRLCFLQVVDVHIKLAELLHLGNP, via the exons ATGCCCAACGACGCCGTGTTCCGGTGGTGCTTGGTTTCGCTGGGCGCCACAGTGGTGGCTGTAGGGCTGTACACGCAGTCGTTGAAGAAGATGGCGGCCACATACTTGGTCGGCATGCTCGCAATCGCCGGCGTGTTCTTGCCCGATTGGGACTTCTTCGACCGTGATGTCTCCCACTGGTGCTCTCCTATTTCGCTTCATcattctgctgctgctgctcaaCCCCAATCAACGCCCTCCAG TTTACGGCTTTGCTTTTTACAAGTGGTGGATGTTCATATCAAGCTAGCGGAATTGCTTCATCTGGGTAACCCATAA
- the LOC127800590 gene encoding uncharacterized protein LOC127800590 isoform X2, which yields MSLSGGGPLTAASSCSCFSGDNGGDPRDGRGKLSNWSCPQCRRSHLPSSSSSSSLLSFESVPLKDYDKLWRIVAASVKGFAIGAGLKGGLATFAVLTRLRRRRLSTAKKVEMASSSDDLILAVKDTLRYGLFLGTFAGTFVSMDELIAALGGNRRTARWRAFLAGAIAGPSILLTGLDTQHTSLAIYILMRAAVLASRCGIKSKKFGSVCKPLTWAYGDIFLMCLSSAQILSAYILKQDSLPPSYKYFLNKHGGKDPILLEGAKKLLSGLPLTNLEAIEKYYNARHVDIKLDPQMKVPCSILHGNQSCSSHSISFLFQAYRRALPVYIPVYLIPALIVHRQDLFKRPYTILWKGLLGTARSSLFLSMYCSSACSQQAWHWPLRRKADGWRFRFTVLHELLRVSSYAAWLI from the exons ATGTCACTCTCCGGCGGCGGGCCACTCACCGCCGCCTCCTCGTGCTCTTGCTTTTCCGGCGATAATGGAGGTGATCCCCGCGACGGTCGTGGCAAATTGAGCAATTGGAGCTGTCCGCAGTGCAGGCGATctcatcttccttcttcctcgtcttcttcctctttgctcAGCTTCGAATCAGTTCCACTTAAGGACTATGACAAGCTATGGAGGATCGTCGCTGCTTCGGTCAAAGGTTTCGCCATTGGAGCTGGGCTCAAAGGTGGCCTCGCTACCTTCGCTGTCCTTACTCGACTAAGACGGCGGCGATTGTCGACTGCGAA GAAGGTTGAAATGGCTTCTAGCAGCGACGATCTGATTTTAGCAGTAAAAGATACTCTCAGATACGGTCTCTTCCTTGGAACCTTTGCTGGCACATTCGTTTCGATGGACGAACTTATAGCTGCTTTGGGAGGAAACCGCAG AACTGCGAGATGGAGAGCTTTCTTGGCGGGTGCTATTGCGGGCCCTTCAATTCTTCTTACTGGATTGGACACACAACATACAAGTTTGGCCATTTACATCCTCATGCGTGCTGCTGTCTTGGCATCCCGTTGTGGAATTAAAAGCAAGAAATTCGGGAGCGTCTGCAAACCTCTTACTTGGGCTTATGGAGATATTTTCCTCATGTGTCTTTCCTCTGCACAAATTTT GTCTGCTTACATACTGAAGCAGGACAGCTTGCCTCCTTCATACaagtattttctcaataaaCATGGTGGGAAGGATCCCATTCTCCTCGAAGGTGCAAAAAAGTTATTATCTGGATTGCCTTTAACTAATTTGGAGGCAATAGAGAAGTATTACAATGCCAGACATGTTGATATTAAGCTGGATCCACAGATGAAAGTGCCTTGCTCG ATTCTTCATGGAAATCAATCATGTAGTTCACattctatttcatttcttttccaagCCTACAGAAGAGCTTTACCAGTTTATATCCCAGTTTATTTGATCCCTGCACTAATAGTTCACCGACAAGACCTCTTCAAAAG GCCTTACACAATTTTGTGGAAAGGGCTTCTTGGAACTGCAAGATCGAGCTTATTTTTGTCCATGTATTGTTCATCAGCTTG TTCCCAGCAGGCCTGGCATTGGCCATTGAGAAGAAAAGCAGACGGATGGAGATTTCGCTTTACTGTCTTGCACGAGCTATTGAGAGTTTCTTCGTATGCAGCCTGGCTAATTTAG
- the LOC127800591 gene encoding signal peptidase complex-like protein DTM1 isoform X1 — MPNDAVFRWCLVSLGATVVAVGLYTQSLKKMAATYLVGMLAIAGVFLPDWDFFDRDVSHWCSPISLHHSAAAAQPQSTPSRFKIYPIRMVVYTAVYGFAFYKWWMFISS; from the exons ATGCCCAACGACGCCGTGTTCCGGTGGTGCTTGGTTTCGCTGGGCGCCACAGTGGTGGCTGTAGGGCTGTACACGCAGTCGTTGAAGAAGATGGCGGCCACATACTTGGTCGGCATGCTCGCAATCGCCGGCGTGTTCTTGCCCGATTGGGACTTCTTCGACCGTGATGTCTCCCACTGGTGCTCTCCTATTTCGCTTCATcattctgctgctgctgctcaaCCCCAATCAACGCCCTCCAG GTTTAAGATTTACCCCATCAGAATGGTTGTTTACACTGCAGTTTACGGCTTTGCTTTTTACAAGTGGTGGATGTTCATATCAAGCTAG